From Chlorocebus sabaeus isolate Y175 chromosome 15, mChlSab1.0.hap1, whole genome shotgun sequence, the proteins below share one genomic window:
- the DVL3 gene encoding segment polarity protein dishevelled homolog DVL-3 — MGETKIIYHLDGQETPYLVKLPLPAERVTLADFKGVLQRPSYKFFFKSMDDDFGVVKEEISDDNAKLPCFNGRVVSWLVSAEGSHPDPAPFCADNPSELPPPMERTGGIGDSRPPSFHPHAGGGSQENLDNDTETDSLVSAQRERPRRRDGPEHATRLNGTAKGERRREPGGYDSSSTLMSSELETTSFFDSDEDDSTSRFSSSTEQSSASRLMRRHKRRRRKQKVSRIERSSSFSSITDSTMSLNIITVTLNMEKYNFLGISIVGQSNERGDGGIYIGSIMKGGAVAADGRIEPGDMLLQVNEINFENMSNDDAVRVLREIVHKPGPITLTVAKCWDPSPRGCFTLPRSEPIRPIDPAAWVSHTAAMTGTFPAYGMSPSLSTITSTSSSITSSIPDTERLDDFHLSIHSDMAAIVKAMASPESGLEVRDRMWLKITIPNAFIGSDVVDWLYHNVEGFTDRREARKYASNLLKAGFIRHTVNKITFSEQCYYIFGDLCGNMANLSLHDHDGSSGASDQDTLAPLPHPGAAPWPMAFPYQYPPPPHPYNPHPGFPELGYSYGGGSASSQHSEGSRSSGSNRSGSDRRKEKDPKAGDSKSGGSGSESDHTTRSSLRGPRERAPSERSGPAASEHSHRSHHSLASSLRSHHTHPSYGPPGVPPLYGPPMLMMPPPPAAMGPPGAPPGRDLASVPPELTASRQSFRMAMGNPTKNFGLFDFL; from the exons aGTGGTGAAGGAGGAGATCTCGGATGACAATGCCAAGCTACCATGCTTCAATGGCCGGGTGGTGTCCTGG CTGGTGTCAGCTGAGGGCTCACACCCGGACCCAGCCCCCTTCTGTGCTGACAACCCATCGGAGCTGCCACCACCTATGGAGCGCACGGGAGGCATCGGGGACTCCCGACCTCCGTCCTTCCA CCCTCATGCTGGTGGGGGCAGCCAGGAGAACCTGGACAATGACACAGAGACGGACTCCTTGGTGTCTGCCCAGCGAGAGCGGCCACGCCGGAGGGATGGCCCAGAGCATG CAACTCGGCTAAATGGAACTGCAAAGGGGGAGCGGCGGCGAGAACCAGGGGGTTATGATAGCTCATCCACCCTTATGAGCAGCGAGCTGGAGACCACTAGCTTCTTTGACTCAGATGAGGATGATTCCACCAGCAG GTTCAGCAGCTCCACAGAACAGAGCAGCGCCTCACGCCTGATGAGAAGACACAAGCGGCGGCGGCGGAAGCAGAAGGTTTCTCGGATTGAGCGG TCCTCGTCCTTCAGCAGCATCACGGACTCCACTATGTCACTCAACATCATCACGGTCACTCTCAACATGG aaaaatataacttcTTGGGCATCTCCATTGTGGGCCAAAGCAACGAACGTGGTGACGGCGGCATCTACATTGGCTCTATCATGAAGGGTGGGGCCGTGGCTGCTGATGGACGCATCGAGCCAGGAGATATGCTGTTACAG GTAAACGAGATCAACTTTGAGAACATGAGTAATGACGATGCAGTCCGGGTACTGCGGGAGATTGTGCACAAACCGGG GCCCATCACCCTGACTGTAGCCAAGTGCTGGGACCCAAGTCCACGTGGTTGCTTCACATTGCCCAGGA GCGAGCCCATCCGGCCCATTGACCCTGCGGCCTGGGTCTCCCACACTGCAGCCATGACCGGCACCTTCCCTGCATACGGCATGAGCCCCTCCCTGagcaccatcacctccaccagcTCCTCCATCACCAGTTCCATCCCTGACACAGAGC gcCTAGACGACTTCCACTTGTCCATCCACAGTGACATGGCTGCCATCGTAAAAGCCATGGCCTCCCCTGAATCAGGGTTGGAGGTCCGTGACCGCATGTGGCTCAAGATTACCATCCCTAATGCTTTCATCG GCTCAGATGTAGTGGACTGGCTGTACCACAATGTGGAAGGCTTCACGGACCGGAGGGAGGCCCGCAAGTATGCTAGCAACCTGCTGAAAGCTGGCTTCATCCGCCATACCGTCAACAAGATCACCTTCTCCGAGCAGTGCTACTACATCTTCGGCGACCTCTGTGGCA ACATGGCCAACCTGTCTCTCCACGATCACGATGGCTCCAGTGGCGCCTCTGACCAGGACACACTGGCCCCTTTGCCGCACCCGGGGGCCGCCCCTTGGCCTATGGCTTTCCCGTACCAGTACCCGCCACCCCCGCACCCCTACAACCCGCACCCAGGCTTCCCGGAGCTGGGCTACAGCTACGGCGGGGGCAGCGCCAGCAGTCAGCACAGCGAAG GCAGTCGGAGCAGTGGCTCCAACCGTAGCGGCAGCGATCGGAGGAAGGAGAAAGACCCGAAGGCCGGGGACTCCAAGTCGGGGGGCAGCGGCAGCGAATCGGACCACACGACACGCAGCAGCCTGCGGGGGCCGCGGGAGCGGGCGCCCAGCGAGCGCTCAGGCCCGGCGGCCAGCGAGCACAGCCACCGCAGCCACCATTCACTGGCCAGCAGCCTTCGCAGCCACCACACACACCCGAGCTACGGTCCTCCCGGAGTGCCCCCTCTCTACGGCCCCCCTATGCTGATGATGCCCCCGCCGCCCGCGGCCATGGGGCCCCCAGGAGCCCCTCCGGGCCGCGACCTGGCCTCAGTGCCCCCGGAACTGACCGCCAGCAGACAGTCCTTCCGCATGGCCATGGGAAACCCCA CCAAGAATTTCGGGCTGTTTGACTTTCTGTGA